The Rhopalosiphum maidis isolate BTI-1 chromosome 1, ASM367621v3, whole genome shotgun sequence genome has a segment encoding these proteins:
- the LOC113550710 gene encoding speckle-type POZ protein A isoform X2 has translation MSLPVVSECSPQQTARVSVAAGSSGSVNAAASAAAAAAAAVVAGAPSSSTMSVSRVPSPPPSSEANTPVAENWCYTQVKVVKFSYMWTINNFSFCREEMGEVLKSSTFSAGVNDKLKWCLRVNPKGLDEESKDYLSLYLLLVSCNKTEVRAKFKFSILNAKREETKAMESQRAYRFVQGKDWGFKKFIRRDFLLDEANGLLPDDKLTIFCEMARLQVSVVADSVNISGQSNAVQFKVPECRLPDDLGNLFEIQKFSDVTLSVSGREFQAHKAILAARSPVFAAMFEHEMEERKQNRVAITDVDHEVLREMLRFIYTGRAANLERMADDLLAAADKYALERLKVMCEEALCNNLSIDNAADILILADLHSADQLKVQTIEFINTHATDVMDTTGWKTMIQSHPHLIAEAFRALATQQIPPIGPPRKRVKQS, from the exons ATGTC gcTGCCAGTGGTGAGTGAGTGCTCGCCGCAGCAGACAGCCAGAGTGTCGGTGGCAGCGGGCTCGTCGGGATCGGTGAACGCGGCCGCATCAGCTGCCGCGGCCGCGGCGGCCGCCGTCGTGGCCGGTGCACCTAGTAGCAGCACCATGTCCGTATCTCGGGTACCCAGCCCGCCTCCTTCGTCCGAGGCGAACACACCCGTGGCGGAGAACTGGTGCTATACACAA GTGAAAGTTGTTAAGTTCAGTTACATGTGgactattaacaattttagtttttgtcgGGAAGAAATGGGCGAAGTTTTAAAATCGTCTACTTTCTCTGCCGGAGTAAACGACAAACTAAAAtg GTGTTTGCGAGTGAATCCTAAAGGCTTAGATGAGGAGAGCAAAGACTATTTGTCTTTGTATTTACTACTAGTCTCGTGCAACAAGACTGAGGTTAGAGCGAAATTCAAATTCTCAATTTTAAATGCCAAACGTGAAGAAACTAAGGCTATGg AGAGTCAGAGGGCCTACAGATTCGTTCAAGGAAAAGATTGGGGGTTCAAAAAATTCATTAGGCGTGATTTTCTATTAGACGAAGCTAATGGCCTTTTACCCGACGATAAACTTACCATATTTTGCgag ATGGCTCGTTTGCAGGTAAGCGTCGTTGCTGATAGTGTCAACATATCCGGTCAGTCAAATGCGGTCCAATTTAAAGTACCTGAATGCCGTCTGCCCGACGACCTAGGAAATTTATtcgaaatacaaaaatttagtGATGTAACGCTGTCGGTTAGTGGGCGAGAATTCCAAGCACATAAAGCTATACTAGCCG CGAGAAGTCCCGTGTTCGCCGCCATGTTTGAGCACGAGATGGAAGAACGCAAACAAAACCGTGTCGCCATAACCGACGTGGATCACGAAGTCCTCAGAGAAATGCTTCGGTTTATATACACCGGTCGGGCAGCGAATCTAGAGAGAATGGCCGACGATTTGTTAGCGGCAGCCGACAAG TACGCACTAGAGAGGCTGAAAGTCATGTGCGAAGAAGCCCTGTGTAATAATCTGTCGATTGACAACGCGgctgatatattaatattggctGATCTGCACAGTGCCGACCAACTGAAAGTACAAACAATCGAGTTTATTAACAC CCATGCGACCGATGTGATGGACACTACTGGCTGGAAAACCATGATACAGTCGCACCCACACCTAATAGCTGAAGCGTTTCGCGCACTAGCCACACAGCAAATACCGCCAATTGGACCGCCCCGAAAGCGCGTCAAACAAAGCTGA
- the LOC113550710 gene encoding speckle-type POZ protein A isoform X3 has product MALARLPVVSECSPQQTARVSVAAGSSGSVNAAASAAAAAAAAVVAGAPSSSTMSVSRVPSPPPSSEANTPVAENWCYTQVKVVKFSYMWTINNFSFCREEMGEVLKSSTFSAGVNDKLKWCLRVNPKGLDEESKDYLSLYLLLVSCNKTEVRAKFKFSILNAKREETKAMESQRAYRFVQGKDWGFKKFIRRDFLLDEANGLLPDDKLTIFCEVSVVADSVNISGQSNAVQFKVPECRLPDDLGNLFEIQKFSDVTLSVSGREFQAHKAILAARSPVFAAMFEHEMEERKQNRVAITDVDHEVLREMLRFIYTGRAANLERMADDLLAAADKYALERLKVMCEEALCNNLSIDNAADILILADLHSADQLKVQTIEFINTHATDVMDTTGWKTMIQSHPHLIAEAFRALATQQIPPIGPPRKRVKQS; this is encoded by the exons ATGGCTTTAGCAAG gcTGCCAGTGGTGAGTGAGTGCTCGCCGCAGCAGACAGCCAGAGTGTCGGTGGCAGCGGGCTCGTCGGGATCGGTGAACGCGGCCGCATCAGCTGCCGCGGCCGCGGCGGCCGCCGTCGTGGCCGGTGCACCTAGTAGCAGCACCATGTCCGTATCTCGGGTACCCAGCCCGCCTCCTTCGTCCGAGGCGAACACACCCGTGGCGGAGAACTGGTGCTATACACAA GTGAAAGTTGTTAAGTTCAGTTACATGTGgactattaacaattttagtttttgtcgGGAAGAAATGGGCGAAGTTTTAAAATCGTCTACTTTCTCTGCCGGAGTAAACGACAAACTAAAAtg GTGTTTGCGAGTGAATCCTAAAGGCTTAGATGAGGAGAGCAAAGACTATTTGTCTTTGTATTTACTACTAGTCTCGTGCAACAAGACTGAGGTTAGAGCGAAATTCAAATTCTCAATTTTAAATGCCAAACGTGAAGAAACTAAGGCTATGg AGAGTCAGAGGGCCTACAGATTCGTTCAAGGAAAAGATTGGGGGTTCAAAAAATTCATTAGGCGTGATTTTCTATTAGACGAAGCTAATGGCCTTTTACCCGACGATAAACTTACCATATTTTGCgag GTAAGCGTCGTTGCTGATAGTGTCAACATATCCGGTCAGTCAAATGCGGTCCAATTTAAAGTACCTGAATGCCGTCTGCCCGACGACCTAGGAAATTTATtcgaaatacaaaaatttagtGATGTAACGCTGTCGGTTAGTGGGCGAGAATTCCAAGCACATAAAGCTATACTAGCCG CGAGAAGTCCCGTGTTCGCCGCCATGTTTGAGCACGAGATGGAAGAACGCAAACAAAACCGTGTCGCCATAACCGACGTGGATCACGAAGTCCTCAGAGAAATGCTTCGGTTTATATACACCGGTCGGGCAGCGAATCTAGAGAGAATGGCCGACGATTTGTTAGCGGCAGCCGACAAG TACGCACTAGAGAGGCTGAAAGTCATGTGCGAAGAAGCCCTGTGTAATAATCTGTCGATTGACAACGCGgctgatatattaatattggctGATCTGCACAGTGCCGACCAACTGAAAGTACAAACAATCGAGTTTATTAACAC CCATGCGACCGATGTGATGGACACTACTGGCTGGAAAACCATGATACAGTCGCACCCACACCTAATAGCTGAAGCGTTTCGCGCACTAGCCACACAGCAAATACCGCCAATTGGACCGCCCCGAAAGCGCGTCAAACAAAGCTGA
- the LOC113550710 gene encoding speckle-type POZ protein A isoform X1, with translation MALARLPVVSECSPQQTARVSVAAGSSGSVNAAASAAAAAAAAVVAGAPSSSTMSVSRVPSPPPSSEANTPVAENWCYTQVKVVKFSYMWTINNFSFCREEMGEVLKSSTFSAGVNDKLKWCLRVNPKGLDEESKDYLSLYLLLVSCNKTEVRAKFKFSILNAKREETKAMESQRAYRFVQGKDWGFKKFIRRDFLLDEANGLLPDDKLTIFCEMARLQVSVVADSVNISGQSNAVQFKVPECRLPDDLGNLFEIQKFSDVTLSVSGREFQAHKAILAARSPVFAAMFEHEMEERKQNRVAITDVDHEVLREMLRFIYTGRAANLERMADDLLAAADKYALERLKVMCEEALCNNLSIDNAADILILADLHSADQLKVQTIEFINTHATDVMDTTGWKTMIQSHPHLIAEAFRALATQQIPPIGPPRKRVKQS, from the exons ATGGCTTTAGCAAG gcTGCCAGTGGTGAGTGAGTGCTCGCCGCAGCAGACAGCCAGAGTGTCGGTGGCAGCGGGCTCGTCGGGATCGGTGAACGCGGCCGCATCAGCTGCCGCGGCCGCGGCGGCCGCCGTCGTGGCCGGTGCACCTAGTAGCAGCACCATGTCCGTATCTCGGGTACCCAGCCCGCCTCCTTCGTCCGAGGCGAACACACCCGTGGCGGAGAACTGGTGCTATACACAA GTGAAAGTTGTTAAGTTCAGTTACATGTGgactattaacaattttagtttttgtcgGGAAGAAATGGGCGAAGTTTTAAAATCGTCTACTTTCTCTGCCGGAGTAAACGACAAACTAAAAtg GTGTTTGCGAGTGAATCCTAAAGGCTTAGATGAGGAGAGCAAAGACTATTTGTCTTTGTATTTACTACTAGTCTCGTGCAACAAGACTGAGGTTAGAGCGAAATTCAAATTCTCAATTTTAAATGCCAAACGTGAAGAAACTAAGGCTATGg AGAGTCAGAGGGCCTACAGATTCGTTCAAGGAAAAGATTGGGGGTTCAAAAAATTCATTAGGCGTGATTTTCTATTAGACGAAGCTAATGGCCTTTTACCCGACGATAAACTTACCATATTTTGCgag ATGGCTCGTTTGCAGGTAAGCGTCGTTGCTGATAGTGTCAACATATCCGGTCAGTCAAATGCGGTCCAATTTAAAGTACCTGAATGCCGTCTGCCCGACGACCTAGGAAATTTATtcgaaatacaaaaatttagtGATGTAACGCTGTCGGTTAGTGGGCGAGAATTCCAAGCACATAAAGCTATACTAGCCG CGAGAAGTCCCGTGTTCGCCGCCATGTTTGAGCACGAGATGGAAGAACGCAAACAAAACCGTGTCGCCATAACCGACGTGGATCACGAAGTCCTCAGAGAAATGCTTCGGTTTATATACACCGGTCGGGCAGCGAATCTAGAGAGAATGGCCGACGATTTGTTAGCGGCAGCCGACAAG TACGCACTAGAGAGGCTGAAAGTCATGTGCGAAGAAGCCCTGTGTAATAATCTGTCGATTGACAACGCGgctgatatattaatattggctGATCTGCACAGTGCCGACCAACTGAAAGTACAAACAATCGAGTTTATTAACAC CCATGCGACCGATGTGATGGACACTACTGGCTGGAAAACCATGATACAGTCGCACCCACACCTAATAGCTGAAGCGTTTCGCGCACTAGCCACACAGCAAATACCGCCAATTGGACCGCCCCGAAAGCGCGTCAAACAAAGCTGA
- the LOC113550710 gene encoding protein roadkill isoform X4: protein MSVSRVPSPPPSSEANTPVAENWCYTQVKVVKFSYMWTINNFSFCREEMGEVLKSSTFSAGVNDKLKWCLRVNPKGLDEESKDYLSLYLLLVSCNKTEVRAKFKFSILNAKREETKAMESQRAYRFVQGKDWGFKKFIRRDFLLDEANGLLPDDKLTIFCEMARLQVSVVADSVNISGQSNAVQFKVPECRLPDDLGNLFEIQKFSDVTLSVSGREFQAHKAILAARSPVFAAMFEHEMEERKQNRVAITDVDHEVLREMLRFIYTGRAANLERMADDLLAAADKYALERLKVMCEEALCNNLSIDNAADILILADLHSADQLKVQTIEFINTHATDVMDTTGWKTMIQSHPHLIAEAFRALATQQIPPIGPPRKRVKQS, encoded by the exons ATGTCCGTATCTCGGGTACCCAGCCCGCCTCCTTCGTCCGAGGCGAACACACCCGTGGCGGAGAACTGGTGCTATACACAA GTGAAAGTTGTTAAGTTCAGTTACATGTGgactattaacaattttagtttttgtcgGGAAGAAATGGGCGAAGTTTTAAAATCGTCTACTTTCTCTGCCGGAGTAAACGACAAACTAAAAtg GTGTTTGCGAGTGAATCCTAAAGGCTTAGATGAGGAGAGCAAAGACTATTTGTCTTTGTATTTACTACTAGTCTCGTGCAACAAGACTGAGGTTAGAGCGAAATTCAAATTCTCAATTTTAAATGCCAAACGTGAAGAAACTAAGGCTATGg AGAGTCAGAGGGCCTACAGATTCGTTCAAGGAAAAGATTGGGGGTTCAAAAAATTCATTAGGCGTGATTTTCTATTAGACGAAGCTAATGGCCTTTTACCCGACGATAAACTTACCATATTTTGCgag ATGGCTCGTTTGCAGGTAAGCGTCGTTGCTGATAGTGTCAACATATCCGGTCAGTCAAATGCGGTCCAATTTAAAGTACCTGAATGCCGTCTGCCCGACGACCTAGGAAATTTATtcgaaatacaaaaatttagtGATGTAACGCTGTCGGTTAGTGGGCGAGAATTCCAAGCACATAAAGCTATACTAGCCG CGAGAAGTCCCGTGTTCGCCGCCATGTTTGAGCACGAGATGGAAGAACGCAAACAAAACCGTGTCGCCATAACCGACGTGGATCACGAAGTCCTCAGAGAAATGCTTCGGTTTATATACACCGGTCGGGCAGCGAATCTAGAGAGAATGGCCGACGATTTGTTAGCGGCAGCCGACAAG TACGCACTAGAGAGGCTGAAAGTCATGTGCGAAGAAGCCCTGTGTAATAATCTGTCGATTGACAACGCGgctgatatattaatattggctGATCTGCACAGTGCCGACCAACTGAAAGTACAAACAATCGAGTTTATTAACAC CCATGCGACCGATGTGATGGACACTACTGGCTGGAAAACCATGATACAGTCGCACCCACACCTAATAGCTGAAGCGTTTCGCGCACTAGCCACACAGCAAATACCGCCAATTGGACCGCCCCGAAAGCGCGTCAAACAAAGCTGA